From the Maioricimonas rarisocia genome, one window contains:
- a CDS encoding serine/threonine-protein kinase, with translation MSDIEQVAAFEQVQTLCREFRRQLKSGAHEPIEVYLDRVDGTSREMLFQNLLHVEMEFRRRQGETPSSDEYVARFPEFSQLIRQAFFESTLMSVDPAVETPADGQTLLFDAPAARKLGEYELLRQVGRGAFGAVYEARHLHRGDVVALKMLPTAIEGQAGSSGDADRLHKFRREFRALTDINHPNLVGMQSLEVDGRQWFLTMDFVKGTDFLSYVRPHGTVHIDRLRSATRQLAAGVIALHQHQIVHRDLKPSNVMVDTEGHVLVLDFGLLMEQQTHADLTVTMSAQGFAGTPRYAAPEQLFGQCDPASDWYAVGVMLFEALAGGAPFDGGAFEVMRAKQASDAPTLSGGGDVPADLAELVDGLLQREPHDRPDSDTIAQLLDFDVDSGSHDSTDSTAASGSDSRISLIGRKRQLQSLHESHQALLHQRQPRVVFIHGRSGEGKTTLASEFLSGIRRDGSTLVLSGRCYDRESVPFKAIDGLIDALVTFLRSRSDEEVESWLPDDVDALAHLFPVLRRVPAVADRSAIPLPNLDARLIRNKAFAALRDVLREIGTATPIVLFIDDLQWGDGDSAAVLRELLQPPDAPAVMLLGTYRSDEAAESSFLQEWSTPPAERQPRIEQLEVSVEPLTVEQCLDLVTARLGAQAASLQQHVTDLFQSSRGNPYLLEQLLEDFDEATGQFQAAPLAEIIDRRLNRLPHAAVGLLQVIAVAGQAVELDEVAAVSEDPARTMATITHMRSERLVRLIGGDDRPQVDTYHDKIRETVLESLSHSDRRRLHLRFVEYLEQAATPSAGEIPGDHLTGAIHPRLYDLAFHLAEADDPRAFGYQLAAGESAVREHAMETAREYLTTAERLLPADADRATRFRLQFAQAEASQGLDQLDDARRYYERALPLAATDIDTARCQYGIGSGLARRGEMQAAQAPLDRALALLGEPVPRTAVGKLARSMGSVFEFHVIPTRLLMRIYPRMSDPEMQSLLPAVMNIAHYVYLTSTPGQLYFLVRAGLIGRLSADPGAKAMTLFHYAALFASNGLPRTASRYLTRAKSWAEKTNSRTAKALAEHNAGVCYFFLAEFERSERLLKKSLTELQRLRHYNAGMSWHWLRHIESVRGDARRIQQYANDELQFGQTTNDASTVPYAEYGLADALSRQGQFDRAIALAQSARDRLEAVGLVTRSIAGQELGRAQLQASDYEAAASTLKRNISTMQRTFSLFEVYLDTYSLYVEAVLGPDWFQHPSPLSRKELRDSRRSALRARLMCGRFPTLRPHCYRVSGRAAVAAGRVRKATRYFDKAIKSAERVGARYEMARTLIDKSWLKYPTASADRRRGLDLLGELHCVLPEAEVQRLDAHDQS, from the coding sequence GTGAGCGACATCGAGCAGGTGGCCGCCTTCGAACAGGTTCAGACGTTGTGCCGGGAGTTTCGGCGGCAGCTCAAATCCGGCGCGCACGAGCCGATCGAGGTTTATCTCGATCGAGTCGATGGCACTTCGCGCGAGATGCTGTTTCAGAATCTGCTGCATGTCGAGATGGAGTTCCGGCGTCGGCAGGGGGAGACCCCCTCGTCCGATGAGTACGTGGCACGCTTCCCGGAATTCTCGCAGCTGATTCGGCAGGCCTTCTTCGAGTCGACGCTGATGTCGGTTGACCCGGCGGTCGAGACTCCGGCTGATGGGCAGACACTTCTGTTCGACGCCCCCGCCGCACGAAAGCTCGGAGAATACGAACTTCTGAGGCAAGTCGGTCGCGGAGCATTTGGAGCCGTCTACGAAGCCCGGCACCTGCATCGCGGCGATGTCGTCGCACTGAAGATGTTGCCAACTGCGATCGAGGGGCAGGCGGGGTCGTCCGGGGACGCCGATCGGCTGCATAAGTTCCGCCGGGAGTTTCGTGCTCTGACCGACATCAACCATCCCAACCTGGTTGGGATGCAGTCACTGGAGGTCGACGGCCGGCAGTGGTTCCTGACCATGGATTTCGTCAAAGGGACCGACTTTCTCAGCTACGTTCGCCCGCATGGAACTGTCCACATCGATCGTCTGCGGTCGGCAACGCGACAACTCGCAGCCGGAGTGATCGCGCTGCACCAACATCAGATCGTGCACCGCGACCTGAAGCCGAGCAACGTGATGGTCGACACCGAAGGTCACGTTCTCGTGCTCGACTTCGGTCTGTTGATGGAGCAGCAGACTCACGCTGATCTCACCGTCACGATGAGCGCCCAAGGGTTTGCCGGCACACCTCGATATGCTGCCCCCGAGCAACTGTTTGGCCAGTGCGATCCGGCATCCGACTGGTACGCGGTGGGGGTCATGCTGTTTGAAGCGTTGGCCGGCGGAGCCCCCTTCGATGGTGGGGCGTTCGAAGTGATGCGGGCCAAGCAGGCCAGCGACGCTCCGACGCTCAGCGGCGGCGGCGATGTGCCCGCAGACCTGGCCGAACTGGTCGACGGACTTCTGCAGCGCGAGCCGCACGATCGTCCCGATTCCGACACCATCGCGCAACTGCTCGACTTCGACGTCGATTCCGGCAGTCACGACTCGACCGACTCGACTGCTGCATCGGGGAGCGACTCACGAATCTCGCTGATCGGTCGCAAGCGGCAACTCCAGTCGTTGCATGAGTCGCATCAGGCGTTGCTGCACCAACGTCAGCCGCGCGTGGTGTTCATCCACGGTCGCAGCGGGGAAGGCAAGACGACGCTGGCGAGCGAGTTCCTGTCCGGGATTCGTCGGGACGGGTCCACGCTCGTCCTCTCCGGCCGGTGTTATGACCGCGAGTCGGTGCCGTTCAAAGCCATCGATGGTCTCATCGATGCCCTGGTCACCTTTCTGCGATCCCGGTCGGATGAGGAGGTCGAAAGCTGGCTGCCGGATGATGTGGATGCCCTCGCGCATCTGTTTCCCGTGCTGCGGCGGGTCCCGGCGGTTGCGGACCGATCGGCCATTCCCCTCCCCAACCTCGACGCGCGGCTGATTCGCAACAAGGCATTTGCCGCGTTGCGTGATGTGCTGCGAGAGATCGGCACCGCCACGCCGATCGTGCTGTTCATCGACGACCTGCAATGGGGCGACGGCGACAGCGCTGCTGTCCTGCGGGAACTGCTGCAGCCCCCCGATGCGCCCGCAGTCATGCTCCTGGGCACGTACCGCAGCGACGAAGCGGCCGAGAGTTCGTTCCTGCAGGAGTGGTCAACACCTCCTGCAGAACGGCAACCCCGCATCGAACAACTCGAAGTCTCCGTCGAGCCGCTGACGGTGGAGCAGTGTCTGGATCTGGTGACAGCCCGGCTCGGTGCACAGGCAGCGTCGCTTCAACAGCATGTCACAGACCTCTTTCAGAGTTCGCGAGGCAACCCCTATCTTCTGGAACAGTTGCTGGAGGATTTCGACGAAGCCACCGGCCAGTTTCAGGCCGCGCCGCTTGCGGAGATTATCGACCGTCGACTCAATCGCCTGCCGCACGCCGCAGTGGGGCTGTTGCAGGTGATCGCCGTGGCGGGGCAGGCTGTGGAACTCGATGAAGTCGCCGCCGTCTCCGAAGACCCCGCCCGGACGATGGCCACCATCACCCATATGCGAAGCGAACGGCTGGTGCGTCTGATCGGTGGCGACGATCGCCCGCAGGTGGACACGTACCACGACAAGATCCGGGAAACGGTCCTGGAGAGCCTGAGCCATTCCGACCGGCGCCGACTGCATCTGCGATTCGTCGAGTACCTGGAACAGGCAGCGACTCCGTCTGCCGGCGAGATCCCGGGAGATCACCTCACCGGGGCCATTCATCCTCGTCTGTACGACCTGGCCTTTCACCTTGCCGAAGCGGACGACCCGCGAGCGTTCGGCTATCAGCTTGCCGCCGGGGAATCCGCGGTGCGTGAACACGCCATGGAGACGGCCCGTGAGTATCTGACGACGGCGGAACGCCTGCTGCCGGCCGACGCCGACCGTGCGACACGTTTCCGACTGCAGTTCGCGCAAGCCGAGGCCTCCCAGGGCCTCGATCAACTGGATGATGCCAGGCGGTACTATGAGCGAGCCCTCCCGCTGGCGGCCACAGACATCGATACCGCCCGATGTCAGTATGGGATTGGCAGTGGGCTCGCGCGTCGCGGCGAGATGCAGGCCGCCCAGGCCCCTCTCGACCGCGCACTCGCACTGTTGGGAGAACCGGTTCCGCGAACCGCCGTGGGAAAGCTGGCGCGGTCAATGGGGTCTGTTTTCGAGTTCCACGTGATCCCCACACGGCTGCTCATGCGTATTTATCCCCGCATGAGTGACCCGGAGATGCAATCGCTGCTCCCTGCGGTCATGAATATTGCGCATTACGTCTACTTGACGAGTACGCCCGGCCAGCTGTACTTCCTGGTCCGCGCCGGACTGATCGGGAGGCTCTCCGCGGACCCCGGTGCCAAGGCGATGACGCTCTTTCACTACGCCGCGTTGTTCGCCTCGAACGGCCTTCCAAGGACCGCGAGTCGATACCTTACACGTGCGAAATCCTGGGCTGAAAAGACCAACTCGAGAACGGCCAAGGCCCTTGCGGAACACAATGCGGGGGTGTGCTACTTCTTTCTCGCTGAGTTCGAGCGATCAGAACGGCTCTTGAAGAAGTCCCTGACCGAGCTTCAACGGTTGCGTCACTACAATGCAGGAATGTCATGGCACTGGCTCAGGCACATCGAGTCGGTTCGTGGCGACGCCAGGAGAATTCAACAGTATGCCAATGACGAGCTACAGTTTGGCCAGACCACCAATGACGCCTCCACTGTGCCTTATGCCGAATATGGACTGGCCGACGCACTGAGTCGTCAGGGACAATTCGATCGCGCCATTGCGTTGGCTCAGAGTGCTCGGGATCGATTGGAGGCTGTGGGACTCGTCACGCGGTCGATTGCCGGTCAGGAGCTGGGACGTGCCCAGTTGCAGGCATCAGACTACGAAGCTGCCGCCTCAACGCTGAAGCGGAACATCAGCACGATGCAGCGTACCTTCTCACTTTTCGAAGTCTACCTGGACACGTATTCCCTCTACGTCGAAGCCGTGCTGGGGCCCGACTGGTTCCAGCATCCGTCACCTCTCTCACGGAAAGAGCTGCGCGATTCGCGTCGATCTGCTCTGCGGGCGCGGCTGATGTGCGGGCGCTTCCCCACGCTGCGGCCCCATTGTTATCGCGTCAGCGGTCGGGCCGCGGTCGCTGCCGGTCGAGTCCGCAAAGCCACCAGGTATTTCGACAAGGCCATCAAGTCTGCCGAACGTGTCGGAGCACGCTACGAAATGGCGCGGACATTGATCGACAAGTCGTGGCTGAAGTATCCCACGGCCTCGGCCGACCGTCGCCGCGGACTTGATCTTCTCGGGGAGTTGCACTGCGTGCTCCCGGAAGCCGAAGTACAGCGACTGGACGCACACGACCAGAGTTGA
- a CDS encoding transposase, which yields MGRRPDERQQELWIATSRAASAPQHIFYDKLNQLLDEAGFDAFVEELCEPFYKQAGRRSIPPGRSFRMLLIGYFKGSDSQRGIAWPCSDSLSLRKFLFISTGEDDDPTDTDSRILKMKDGRTHLAYKAEHTVDPDSGAPHAAVLLKRTFQSGNVPGMPVAHARGRPRVVVRINVSAEAPCGCQVRLPGSNADPLHGGCR from the coding sequence ATGGGACGCCGCCCTGACGAGCGGCAGCAGGAACTCTGGATCGCCACCAGCCGCGCGGCCTCGGCCCCGCAGCACATCTTCTACGACAAGCTCAACCAACTGCTCGACGAGGCCGGCTTCGACGCATTTGTCGAAGAGCTGTGCGAGCCGTTCTACAAGCAGGCCGGTCGTCGCTCGATCCCGCCGGGCCGCTCCTTCCGCATGCTGCTGATCGGCTACTTCAAAGGCAGCGACTCGCAGCGCGGCATCGCGTGGCCGTGCAGCGACAGCCTCTCGCTGCGAAAGTTCCTGTTCATCTCAACCGGCGAAGACGACGATCCGACCGACACCGACAGCCGCATCCTCAAGATGAAAGACGGCCGCACGCACCTGGCCTACAAGGCCGAGCACACGGTCGATCCGGACAGCGGGGCTCCGCACGCCGCCGTACTCCTCAAGCGGACTTTTCAGAGCGGCAACGTTCCGGGCATGCCAGTTGCACATGCCAGAGGAAGACCGCGTGTTGTCGTGCGCATAAATGTCTCGGCCGAAGCTCCATGCGGGTGCCAGGTACGCCTGCCGGGATCGAATGCTGATCCTCTGCATGGCGGTTGCCGGTAG
- a CDS encoding zinc-ribbon domain-containing protein, translating to MSQLADDLVKWCRDESIGLVVDLDQPHELRGTLRVDRDAAGTVNLRLVPGTDRLQLTHEFSIAAEIGDADLRALSEQLTMDMPGLLSCEIRSARSSVVVELIAEICVDGCSKHVFLTTLENVLKSRRRVLSQLEDVSEMDRYLKELGASLEQTETMAEQLRTSASRGYAEIESEPASRSGRRPPAGGYADEEIAAVRGPRHCPDCGRAVRAGKNFCTHCGTPVD from the coding sequence ATGTCTCAACTCGCTGATGATCTTGTGAAGTGGTGCCGCGACGAATCGATCGGCCTCGTTGTCGATCTGGATCAACCGCACGAACTGCGGGGGACGCTACGGGTCGATCGCGACGCCGCGGGCACTGTGAACCTGCGGCTGGTTCCCGGAACGGATCGTCTCCAGTTGACACATGAGTTCTCGATCGCAGCCGAGATCGGGGACGCAGATCTGCGAGCGCTCTCCGAGCAGTTGACGATGGACATGCCCGGGTTGCTCTCGTGCGAGATCCGCAGCGCCCGGTCCAGTGTCGTGGTCGAGCTGATCGCAGAGATCTGTGTGGACGGGTGTAGCAAACACGTCTTTCTGACCACCCTCGAGAACGTCCTGAAGTCGCGGCGGCGGGTGCTGTCACAGCTGGAGGATGTGTCGGAGATGGACCGGTATCTCAAGGAACTCGGCGCGTCTCTGGAACAGACAGAGACCATGGCCGAACAGCTCCGCACCAGCGCCAGCCGCGGATATGCAGAGATCGAATCCGAACCGGCGTCCCGCTCCGGTCGCAGGCCCCCGGCAGGTGGCTATGCCGATGAGGAGATTGCAGCTGTCCGTGGCCCGAGACATTGTCCCGACTGCGGGCGTGCCGTCCGTGCGGGAAAGAACTTCTGCACGCACTGCGGGACTCCGGTCGACTGA
- a CDS encoding zinc ribbon domain-containing protein, whose protein sequence is MSGFCRQCGTPLPQEGRHCVQCGASNQPVAAASTERAAAPGSLNESLHSLGVGWLAGKVGIVIIATLAGLGVAHALPYVYDPIFGRLVSALVGTSATPLRDTVTELIMTGTTFLTGFLVAFFPDRILEHVRRITRTVSGRQRRTT, encoded by the coding sequence ATGAGCGGTTTCTGTCGGCAGTGCGGCACCCCTCTCCCGCAGGAGGGTCGGCACTGCGTCCAATGCGGCGCGTCCAACCAGCCGGTTGCGGCTGCGTCCACGGAGCGTGCCGCTGCCCCGGGCTCGCTGAATGAGTCGCTGCACAGTCTGGGTGTGGGCTGGCTGGCGGGAAAAGTGGGCATCGTGATCATCGCGACGCTGGCCGGCCTCGGTGTCGCCCATGCATTGCCGTATGTCTACGACCCGATCTTCGGCCGTCTCGTGAGCGCACTGGTGGGGACGTCTGCGACGCCGCTCCGCGATACGGTCACCGAACTGATCATGACCGGTACAACGTTTCTGACCGGTTTTCTGGTTGCGTTCTTCCCTGATCGAATCCTCGAACATGTCCGACGAATCACCCGCACCGTCTCCGGACGGCAACGACGAACGACATAG